The following are encoded in a window of Miltoncostaea marina genomic DNA:
- a CDS encoding LLM class flavin-dependent oxidoreductase: MGAPRIGVRVPQYGSGWTELRDGALRAEALGFDGVWVNDHLQSPGRVKAEPAFDALTTLAALAALTSRVRLGTVVLSASYRPPALAAKAVTILDVISGGRVVVGLGTGSDVAEHAAYGFPFPPPRERTAGLRTALATMRAMFAEPAGADLPGVLAGAPNLPAPVQRGGPPIWLAAHGPRLLRLAGERADGIVAAFCGAGEVARRLAIADAAREAAGRPPLACALYTYALPVPSAAEAESWLAPEARALGTTPAKLLRWLRTTGIVAPPDELREALAEVGRAGATDAVLVLPDRTPPEALEALAEATLAAPGPPGGGGGAPGATHATPTRSARAEHNLVELVVERHARGDLAGAPAAIDEDGAWTFAELSAATARAAGALRAAGARRGDRVIVALRDGRPWLQAFLGAARMGAVPVPVDPAADGERLADLVDDCEPAVVVAAEGAEVPAGPVALAPGALDAGRAAPIAAVHPADLAYLVYSSGSTGRPKGVMHAHGDMRAGIETYARTVLGLEPGDRCHSMARLFTSLGFGNGFFRVLGRGATAVLTGTRPTPRGVLATVEEHGVTVLTGVPTHWAQLATFLERHPGAGSLASVRLAVSSGDSLPAPVAERLRGAAGLDLIEGLGCSECSNVVISTRPGEPYEPGVLGRAVEGLEVRLADDEGRPVDEGEPGRLWIRSDSNTTGYWRRPEATRDLVHGPWLRMGDMLVARDGRYRHMGRADDLFKVDARWVSPAAVEAALLGHPAVAEAAVVGAADDEGLLRPAAFVVTAPGADPAGDFAAELRRHVAHALEAYMAPRTVTVVDELPRLPSGKLDRRRLRGAEGD; this comes from the coding sequence GTGGGCGCGCCGCGCATCGGCGTGCGCGTGCCCCAGTACGGGTCCGGCTGGACCGAGCTGCGGGACGGGGCGCTGCGCGCCGAGGCGCTGGGCTTCGACGGCGTCTGGGTCAACGACCACCTCCAGTCGCCGGGCCGCGTCAAGGCCGAGCCGGCCTTCGACGCGCTCACCACGCTGGCCGCGCTGGCGGCGCTCACCAGCCGGGTGCGCCTCGGCACGGTGGTGCTGTCCGCGTCGTACCGGCCGCCGGCCCTCGCGGCCAAGGCGGTCACGATCCTGGACGTGATCTCGGGCGGCCGGGTGGTCGTGGGCCTCGGCACGGGCTCCGACGTCGCCGAGCACGCCGCCTACGGGTTCCCGTTCCCGCCGCCGCGCGAGCGCACCGCGGGGCTGCGCACCGCGCTGGCCACCATGCGGGCCATGTTCGCGGAGCCGGCCGGCGCTGACCTGCCCGGCGTGCTCGCGGGCGCGCCCAACCTGCCCGCGCCCGTGCAGAGGGGCGGGCCGCCGATCTGGCTCGCCGCCCACGGGCCGCGCCTGCTGCGCCTCGCGGGCGAGCGGGCCGACGGCATCGTGGCGGCCTTCTGCGGCGCCGGCGAGGTCGCACGGCGCCTGGCGATCGCCGACGCGGCGCGCGAGGCCGCGGGGCGCCCGCCCCTGGCCTGCGCGCTCTACACCTACGCGCTGCCGGTGCCGTCCGCGGCCGAGGCGGAGTCGTGGCTCGCGCCGGAGGCGCGGGCGCTCGGCACCACGCCGGCGAAGCTGCTGCGCTGGCTGCGCACCACGGGCATCGTGGCGCCGCCCGACGAGCTGCGCGAGGCGCTCGCGGAGGTCGGCCGGGCGGGCGCCACCGACGCGGTGCTCGTGCTGCCGGACCGCACGCCCCCGGAGGCGCTCGAGGCCCTGGCGGAGGCGACCCTGGCCGCGCCGGGGCCGCCCGGGGGCGGCGGGGGCGCACCCGGCGCCACCCACGCGACGCCGACGCGCTCGGCGCGGGCGGAGCACAACCTTGTCGAGCTGGTCGTGGAGCGGCACGCGCGCGGCGACCTCGCCGGCGCGCCGGCGGCGATCGACGAGGACGGCGCGTGGACCTTCGCCGAGCTGTCGGCCGCCACCGCGCGGGCGGCCGGGGCGCTGCGGGCGGCCGGCGCCCGCCGCGGCGACCGGGTGATCGTGGCGCTCCGCGACGGGCGGCCGTGGCTGCAGGCCTTCCTCGGCGCCGCCCGGATGGGCGCGGTGCCCGTGCCCGTCGACCCGGCGGCCGACGGCGAGCGCCTCGCCGACCTGGTCGACGACTGCGAGCCGGCCGTCGTGGTCGCGGCGGAGGGAGCCGAGGTCCCGGCCGGGCCGGTGGCGCTGGCGCCCGGGGCGCTCGACGCCGGGCGGGCGGCGCCGATCGCGGCGGTCCACCCCGCCGACCTCGCCTACCTCGTCTACTCGTCGGGCTCCACCGGCCGCCCGAAGGGCGTCATGCACGCCCACGGCGACATGCGCGCCGGCATCGAGACGTACGCGCGCACGGTGCTGGGGCTCGAGCCGGGGGACCGCTGCCACTCGATGGCCCGCCTGTTCACCTCGCTCGGCTTCGGCAACGGGTTCTTCCGCGTCCTGGGGCGCGGCGCGACCGCCGTCCTGACCGGCACGCGCCCCACGCCGCGCGGGGTGCTCGCGACGGTCGAGGAGCACGGCGTCACCGTGCTGACCGGCGTCCCCACCCACTGGGCGCAGCTGGCGACATTCCTCGAGCGCCACCCGGGCGCGGGGTCGCTCGCGTCGGTGCGGCTCGCCGTCTCGTCCGGCGACAGCCTGCCCGCCCCGGTCGCCGAGCGGCTGCGCGGCGCGGCCGGGCTCGACCTGATCGAGGGCCTCGGCTGCTCGGAGTGCTCGAACGTCGTGATCTCCACCCGTCCCGGCGAGCCGTACGAGCCCGGCGTGCTGGGGCGCGCCGTCGAGGGGCTCGAGGTGCGCCTGGCCGACGACGAGGGGCGGCCGGTGGACGAGGGCGAGCCCGGCCGGCTGTGGATCCGCAGCGACTCCAACACCACGGGGTACTGGCGCCGCCCGGAGGCCACCCGCGACCTCGTGCACGGCCCGTGGCTGCGGATGGGCGACATGCTCGTGGCGCGGGACGGCCGGTACCGCCACATGGGGCGCGCCGACGACCTGTTCAAGGTCGACGCCCGCTGGGTCAGCCCCGCGGCCGTCGAGGCCGCGCTGCTCGGCCACCCCGCGGTGGCCGAGGCCGCCGTCGTGGGCGCGGCCGACGACGAGGGCCTGCTGCGGCCGGCCGCGTTCGTCGTGACCGCCCCGGGCGCCGACCCGGCCGGCGACTTCGCCGCCGAGCTGCGCCGCCACGTGGCCCACGCGCTGGAGGCCTACATGGCGCCGCGCACGGTCACGGTCGTCGACGAGCTGCCGCGGCTGCCGTCGGGCAAGCTCGACCGTCGGCGGCTGAGGGGGGCTGAGGGCGACTGA
- a CDS encoding LytR C-terminal domain-containing protein, producing MTTEPPTTPPPDPPAGARPWVRPVALVVACLVIGFVAGWIVRGDDGPVTVLAPAGEETAAGGDGGSDGPATSTAPATTAARPPAPPPDRADIALAVLNGTNENGAAARTAGQAESLGYSGVTTGNAPTTAEPTTVYFRPGRRPAATRVGRDLEIDRIRALPRTGAVGDAAPDGAQVVVVLGTG from the coding sequence ATGACGACCGAGCCCCCGACCACCCCGCCCCCCGACCCACCCGCCGGCGCGCGCCCGTGGGTGCGGCCCGTGGCGCTCGTGGTCGCCTGCCTGGTGATCGGCTTCGTGGCGGGCTGGATCGTCCGCGGCGACGACGGCCCGGTCACCGTGCTCGCGCCGGCCGGCGAGGAGACCGCCGCCGGGGGCGACGGCGGGTCCGACGGGCCCGCCACGTCCACCGCCCCCGCCACGACGGCCGCGCGGCCGCCGGCGCCGCCCCCCGACCGGGCCGACATCGCCCTCGCGGTGCTCAACGGCACGAACGAGAACGGCGCCGCGGCGCGCACCGCGGGCCAGGCCGAGAGCCTCGGCTACAGCGGCGTCACGACGGGCAACGCGCCCACCACCGCGGAGCCCACGACGGTCTACTTCCGCCCCGGCCGGCGCCCGGCCGCCACCCGGGTCGGCCGCGACCTGGAGATCGACCGCATCCGCGCCCTGCCGCGCACCGGCGCCGTCGGCGACGCGGCGCCCGACGGCGCGCAGGTGGTCGTCGTGCTGGGAACCGGGTAG